The Anastrepha ludens isolate Willacy chromosome 2, idAnaLude1.1, whole genome shotgun sequence genome contains a region encoding:
- the LOC128860968 gene encoding transmembrane protein 179, translating into MALSNILLLSQIAGHVILVILSLCMLVPLGMSIREFSGHCLLFTTGKWREEDGMFEVKWSSTGFCHFPVLTAIFHFLISTVQIYRYSRMKDEASFLSLFIDVVLGIWMLAFSILSAVMITLGFIVWCDGMTERFPSCETAAGQNIIHGDQDQIDTSGFYIEMGTAQFGAWGAFAISVGIGVIAILKLIHNHQVRNIKVSMYLERQRLVNQHQHQLDGNSTPPLMSETTNK; encoded by the exons ATGGCTTTGTCGAATATATTATTGCTGAGCCAAATTGCTGGGCATGTAATATTGGTTATATTGTCGTTGTGTATGCTGGTCCCATTGGGAATGAGCATCCGTGAATTTAG TGGGCATTGTTTACTTTTCACGACGGGAAAGTGGCGTGAAGAGGATGGGATGTTTGAAGTGAAATGGTCTTCGACTGGTTTTTGCCATTTCCCAGTTTTGActgcaatttttcatttcttaattTCGACCGTGCAAATTTATCg CTATTCAAGAATGAAAGACGAAGCTTCGTTCCTTTCCCTATTCATCGACGTTGTGCTTGGAATTTGGATGTTAGCATTTTCGATTCTATCGGCGGTTATGATAACTTTAGGATTTATCGTTTGGTGTGATGGTATGACTGAACGTTTTCCCTCGTGTGAAACTGCAGCTGGACAAAATATAATACACGGCGACCAAGACCAAATAGACACATCTGGTTTTTACATTGAAATGGGCACAGCACAG TTCGGCGCTTGGGGGGCTTTTGCCATATCGGTGGGAATTGGAGTAATAGCTATACTCAAACTCATCCACAATCATCAAGTACGAAACATTAAGGTTTCTATGTATTTGGAACGCCAACGATTGGTAAATCAACACCAGCATCAATTAGATGGGAATTCAACACCGCCATTAATGTCGGAGACTACCAATAAATAG